A single region of the Biomphalaria glabrata chromosome 15, xgBioGlab47.1, whole genome shotgun sequence genome encodes:
- the LOC106055591 gene encoding dystonin-like isoform X3, giving the protein MVLTSALVFFYFRDFVSYLLDWGELYYKKKMAKSEVQRCMDWLFQTQTEMESASFGKGRLSVLETLARQQAKVKDIINFRDKVDSALKSENVDDKSARELDGNYNSVKALSEKRSSCLEVISQIAALEDLVQNISTEFDSRAVHLVNTSDVTQQKGGPTQSNESLARTAQNCISSVRQNWRWIFQVMQCAEVHLRNAAGYQEYFQEIEEAEYWMNTTVSRIHLSFDRSKLLGNRSDAEAILEEIRDVLAAYLQWQTKVDYLFDKAKQVVPVPLRLKPLNDPKPVIALTDYISDTVDFIEGETLILLDNSDKKKWKVKTEKGQVGFVPAVILLIPAPCAEAIDAAIRLRLQLLSLWTASVKRLGYQMIAFMLLVFRDWTEEEVSLLQAMAAVDKAELLRILQYIEDTLIENWNGYGDFQELQERITRLKMILEEANELNANTESGGNNNLSTSVVVQIKLLENLLNKYKDFWTFWETFKCIVEMLKNPKFLLVCDKWEQLRFVTSAHFVKFWDTQLDLNSYELTKSQASLMLQETAKEELISSEVTIEEEKQELTTDTVSTSLEEEQHTFIITGVLDPRDNSTKLSLQEAISLGIVNESTKRYINPITGKSMSMTDAMNEGRVIMEFVSKRKIREEKNSYGLITIKITKESRPYTITSVVDPRTEEKLTVSQAVNNNILDTNNSTYKTESGENIPIADAIQSGLVHVTYHEGDEQHHKPEVITKTYAVHGVVDQKQKSKVSFADAIKAGLLSRDSGEYINNVTGEHIGVHDAIMKGFIKARVVTDPTKLEINPENQIVVEKLSSAKSKLLRGMKAIKAFKQLGIQK; this is encoded by the exons ACGGAAATGGAGAGTGCTTCTTTCGGTAAAGGTAGATTGAGTGTTCTTGAGACATTAGCCAGACAGCAAGCCAAAGTGAAAGATATCATCAACTTTCGAGACAAAGTAGATTCGGCACTGAAATCTGAG aatGTGGATGATAAATCTGCAAGAGAATTGGATGGAAACTATAATTCTGTAAAG GCACTTTCAGAGAAAAGGAGCTCTTGCTTAGAAGTCATCAGTCAAATAGCTGCATTAGAAGATTTAGTTCAA aaTATATCAACTGAGTTTGACTCTAGGGCTGTTCACTTAGTTAATACTAGTGATGTCACTCAACAAAAAGGTGGACCCACACAATCAAATGAAAGTCTTGCAAGAACAGCACAG AACTGCATTTCATCTGTGAGACAAAACTGGCGCTGGATCTTCCAAGTTATGCAATGCGCTGAAGTTCATTTAAGAAACGCTGCAGGCTACCAGGAG tACTTTCAAGAGATTGAAGAAGCAGAATATTGGATGAACACAACAGTTTCACGCATTCATCTTTCATTTGATAGGTCAAAACTTCTCGGCAACAGATCAGATGCTGAGGCTATTTTAGAAGAAATCAGG GATGTTTTGGCAGCATATTTGCAGTGGCAAACAAAAGTGGATTATCTTTTTGACAAAGCCAAACAAGTGGTTCCTGTTCCATTGAGACTGAAGCCATTGAATGATCCAAAACCAGTGATTGCTCTTACTGATTATATTTCTGATACA GTTGATTTCATTGAAGGAGAAACATTAATACTGCTAGACAACAGTGATAAGAAGAAATGGAAg GTTAAAACAGAGAAAGGCCAGGTTGGATTTGTACCTGCTGTAATATTACTTATACCAGCTCCTTGTGCTGAGGCCATTGATGCTGCTATTAG ATTACGCCTTCAACTTCTTTCATTGTGGACAGCTAGTGTCAAACGTCTTGGTTATCAGATGATTGCTTTCATGTTGTTGGTCTTTAGAGATTGGACGGAGGAAGAG gtTAGTTTATTGCAAGCTATGGCTGCAGTTGACAAAGCTGAATTACTCAGAATTCTTCAGTACATTGAAGACACTTTAATAGAAAACTGGAATGGTTATGGAGATTTCCAAGAACTCCAGGAAAGAATTACCAGACTAAAGATGATCTTAGAAGAAGCAAATGAACTAAATG CCAATACTGAGTCAGGTGGCAATAACAATTTGTCAACAAGTGTTGTAGTCCAGATTAAACTGTTAGAAAATTTGTTGAACAAGTACAAA gaCTTCTGGACTTTCTGGGAAACATTCAAGTGCATTGTAGAAATGCTGAAGAATCCCAAATTCTTGTTGGTGTGTGACAAATGGGAGCAGCTGAGATTTGTCACTTCAGCACATTTTGTCAA attTTGGGACACACAACTAGATCTGAACAGCTATGAATTGACCAAAAGCCAAGCCTCGTTGATGTTGCAAGAAACTGCTAAGGAAGAGCTGATCAGTAGTGAAGTGACAATAGAGGAAGAGAAACAGGAGCTAACCACAGATACA GTTTCCACATCATTAGAGGAGGAGCAGCATACATTCATCATCACTGGTGTCCTTGACCCAAGAGACAACAGCACAAAACTCTCTTTACAAGAAGCCATCTCACTAGGTATTGTCAATGAATCAACCAAGAGATATATCAATCCAATAACTGGAAAG tcTATGTCCATGACAGATGCTATGAATGAGGGGCGTGTCATCATGGAGTTTGTTAGTAAGAGGAAAATCAGGGAAGAGAAAAACTCCTATGGCCTTATCACCATTAAAATCACAAAA GAATCAAGACCTTACACTATCACTAGTGTTGTTGACCCTCGCACAGAGGAGAAACTGACTGTGTCTCAAGCTGTCAACAATAACATTCTGGACACAAACAACTCCACTTACAA AACTGAATCAGGGGAGAACATCCCTATTGCAGACGCCATACAATCAGGTCTAGTTCATGTGACCTACCACGAAGGAGATGAACAGCACCACAAACCAGAAGTCATCACCAAAACCTATGCTGTGCATGGTGTGGTGGATCAGAAGCAAAAATCTAAA GTTTCATTTGCTGATGCTATTAAAGCTGGACTGTTGTCACGTGACTCTGGAGAATATATCAACAATGTCACTGGGGAACACATTGGGGTCCATGATGCCATCATGAAAGGTTTCATCAAAGCCAGGGTCGTGACTGACCCCACCAAGCTAGAGATCAATCCAGAGAACCAGATTGTTGTGGAGAAGCTGAGCAGTGCCAAATCTAAACTCTTGCGAGGCATGAAGGCTATCAAAGCATTCAAGCAATTAGGAATTCAGAAATAA
- the LOC106055591 gene encoding dystonin-like isoform X4 produces the protein MAKSEVQRCMDWLFQTQTEMESASFGKGRLSVLETLARQQAKVKDIINFRDKVDSALKSENVDDKSARELDGNYNSVKALSEKRSSCLEVISQIAALEDLVQNISTEFDSRAVHLVNTSDVTQQKGGPTQSNESLARTAQNCISSVRQNWRWIFQVMQCAEVHLRNAAGYQEYFQEIEEAEYWMNTTVSRIHLSFDRSKLLGNRSDAEAILEEIRDVLAAYLQWQTKVDYLFDKAKQVVPVPLRLKPLNDPKPVIALTDYISDTVDFIEGETLILLDNSDKKKWKVKTEKGQVGFVPAVILLIPAPCAEAIDAAIRLRLQLLSLWTASVKRLGYQMIAFMLLVFRDWTEEEVSLLQAMAAVDKAELLRILQYIEDTLIENWNGYGDFQELQERITRLKMILEEANELNANTESGGNNNLSTSVVVQIKLLENLLNKYKDFWTFWETFKCIVEMLKNPKFLLVCDKWEQLRFVTSAHFVKFWDTQLDLNSYELTKSQASLMLQETAKEELISSEVTIEEEKQELTTDTVSTSLEEEQHTFIITGVLDPRDNSTKLSLQEAISLGIVNESTKRYINPITGKSMSMTDAMNEGRVIMEFVSKRKIREEKNSYGLITIKITKESRPYTITSVVDPRTEEKLTVSQAVNNNILDTNNSTYKTESGENIPIADAIQSGLVHVTYHEGDEQHHKPEVITKTYAVHGVVDQKQKSKVSFADAIKAGLLSRDSGEYINNVTGEHIGVHDAIMKGFIKARVVTDPTKLEINPENQIVVEKLSSAKSKLLRGMKAIKAFKQLGIQK, from the exons ACGGAAATGGAGAGTGCTTCTTTCGGTAAAGGTAGATTGAGTGTTCTTGAGACATTAGCCAGACAGCAAGCCAAAGTGAAAGATATCATCAACTTTCGAGACAAAGTAGATTCGGCACTGAAATCTGAG aatGTGGATGATAAATCTGCAAGAGAATTGGATGGAAACTATAATTCTGTAAAG GCACTTTCAGAGAAAAGGAGCTCTTGCTTAGAAGTCATCAGTCAAATAGCTGCATTAGAAGATTTAGTTCAA aaTATATCAACTGAGTTTGACTCTAGGGCTGTTCACTTAGTTAATACTAGTGATGTCACTCAACAAAAAGGTGGACCCACACAATCAAATGAAAGTCTTGCAAGAACAGCACAG AACTGCATTTCATCTGTGAGACAAAACTGGCGCTGGATCTTCCAAGTTATGCAATGCGCTGAAGTTCATTTAAGAAACGCTGCAGGCTACCAGGAG tACTTTCAAGAGATTGAAGAAGCAGAATATTGGATGAACACAACAGTTTCACGCATTCATCTTTCATTTGATAGGTCAAAACTTCTCGGCAACAGATCAGATGCTGAGGCTATTTTAGAAGAAATCAGG GATGTTTTGGCAGCATATTTGCAGTGGCAAACAAAAGTGGATTATCTTTTTGACAAAGCCAAACAAGTGGTTCCTGTTCCATTGAGACTGAAGCCATTGAATGATCCAAAACCAGTGATTGCTCTTACTGATTATATTTCTGATACA GTTGATTTCATTGAAGGAGAAACATTAATACTGCTAGACAACAGTGATAAGAAGAAATGGAAg GTTAAAACAGAGAAAGGCCAGGTTGGATTTGTACCTGCTGTAATATTACTTATACCAGCTCCTTGTGCTGAGGCCATTGATGCTGCTATTAG ATTACGCCTTCAACTTCTTTCATTGTGGACAGCTAGTGTCAAACGTCTTGGTTATCAGATGATTGCTTTCATGTTGTTGGTCTTTAGAGATTGGACGGAGGAAGAG gtTAGTTTATTGCAAGCTATGGCTGCAGTTGACAAAGCTGAATTACTCAGAATTCTTCAGTACATTGAAGACACTTTAATAGAAAACTGGAATGGTTATGGAGATTTCCAAGAACTCCAGGAAAGAATTACCAGACTAAAGATGATCTTAGAAGAAGCAAATGAACTAAATG CCAATACTGAGTCAGGTGGCAATAACAATTTGTCAACAAGTGTTGTAGTCCAGATTAAACTGTTAGAAAATTTGTTGAACAAGTACAAA gaCTTCTGGACTTTCTGGGAAACATTCAAGTGCATTGTAGAAATGCTGAAGAATCCCAAATTCTTGTTGGTGTGTGACAAATGGGAGCAGCTGAGATTTGTCACTTCAGCACATTTTGTCAA attTTGGGACACACAACTAGATCTGAACAGCTATGAATTGACCAAAAGCCAAGCCTCGTTGATGTTGCAAGAAACTGCTAAGGAAGAGCTGATCAGTAGTGAAGTGACAATAGAGGAAGAGAAACAGGAGCTAACCACAGATACA GTTTCCACATCATTAGAGGAGGAGCAGCATACATTCATCATCACTGGTGTCCTTGACCCAAGAGACAACAGCACAAAACTCTCTTTACAAGAAGCCATCTCACTAGGTATTGTCAATGAATCAACCAAGAGATATATCAATCCAATAACTGGAAAG tcTATGTCCATGACAGATGCTATGAATGAGGGGCGTGTCATCATGGAGTTTGTTAGTAAGAGGAAAATCAGGGAAGAGAAAAACTCCTATGGCCTTATCACCATTAAAATCACAAAA GAATCAAGACCTTACACTATCACTAGTGTTGTTGACCCTCGCACAGAGGAGAAACTGACTGTGTCTCAAGCTGTCAACAATAACATTCTGGACACAAACAACTCCACTTACAA AACTGAATCAGGGGAGAACATCCCTATTGCAGACGCCATACAATCAGGTCTAGTTCATGTGACCTACCACGAAGGAGATGAACAGCACCACAAACCAGAAGTCATCACCAAAACCTATGCTGTGCATGGTGTGGTGGATCAGAAGCAAAAATCTAAA GTTTCATTTGCTGATGCTATTAAAGCTGGACTGTTGTCACGTGACTCTGGAGAATATATCAACAATGTCACTGGGGAACACATTGGGGTCCATGATGCCATCATGAAAGGTTTCATCAAAGCCAGGGTCGTGACTGACCCCACCAAGCTAGAGATCAATCCAGAGAACCAGATTGTTGTGGAGAAGCTGAGCAGTGCCAAATCTAAACTCTTGCGAGGCATGAAGGCTATCAAAGCATTCAAGCAATTAGGAATTCAGAAATAA
- the LOC106055591 gene encoding dystonin-like isoform X2 encodes MSIHSLNGHTCDHICQPWFKTEHFLHISKCQKKMAKSEVQRCMDWLFQTQTEMESASFGKGRLSVLETLARQQAKVKDIINFRDKVDSALKSENVDDKSARELDGNYNSVKALSEKRSSCLEVISQIAALEDLVQNISTEFDSRAVHLVNTSDVTQQKGGPTQSNESLARTAQNCISSVRQNWRWIFQVMQCAEVHLRNAAGYQEYFQEIEEAEYWMNTTVSRIHLSFDRSKLLGNRSDAEAILEEIRDVLAAYLQWQTKVDYLFDKAKQVVPVPLRLKPLNDPKPVIALTDYISDTVDFIEGETLILLDNSDKKKWKVKTEKGQVGFVPAVILLIPAPCAEAIDAAIRLRLQLLSLWTASVKRLGYQMIAFMLLVFRDWTEEEVSLLQAMAAVDKAELLRILQYIEDTLIENWNGYGDFQELQERITRLKMILEEANELNANTESGGNNNLSTSVVVQIKLLENLLNKYKDFWTFWETFKCIVEMLKNPKFLLVCDKWEQLRFVTSAHFVKFWDTQLDLNSYELTKSQASLMLQETAKEELISSEVTIEEEKQELTTDTVSTSLEEEQHTFIITGVLDPRDNSTKLSLQEAISLGIVNESTKRYINPITGKSMSMTDAMNEGRVIMEFVSKRKIREEKNSYGLITIKITKESRPYTITSVVDPRTEEKLTVSQAVNNNILDTNNSTYKTESGENIPIADAIQSGLVHVTYHEGDEQHHKPEVITKTYAVHGVVDQKQKSKVSFADAIKAGLLSRDSGEYINNVTGEHIGVHDAIMKGFIKARVVTDPTKLEINPENQIVVEKLSSAKSKLLRGMKAIKAFKQLGIQK; translated from the exons ACGGAAATGGAGAGTGCTTCTTTCGGTAAAGGTAGATTGAGTGTTCTTGAGACATTAGCCAGACAGCAAGCCAAAGTGAAAGATATCATCAACTTTCGAGACAAAGTAGATTCGGCACTGAAATCTGAG aatGTGGATGATAAATCTGCAAGAGAATTGGATGGAAACTATAATTCTGTAAAG GCACTTTCAGAGAAAAGGAGCTCTTGCTTAGAAGTCATCAGTCAAATAGCTGCATTAGAAGATTTAGTTCAA aaTATATCAACTGAGTTTGACTCTAGGGCTGTTCACTTAGTTAATACTAGTGATGTCACTCAACAAAAAGGTGGACCCACACAATCAAATGAAAGTCTTGCAAGAACAGCACAG AACTGCATTTCATCTGTGAGACAAAACTGGCGCTGGATCTTCCAAGTTATGCAATGCGCTGAAGTTCATTTAAGAAACGCTGCAGGCTACCAGGAG tACTTTCAAGAGATTGAAGAAGCAGAATATTGGATGAACACAACAGTTTCACGCATTCATCTTTCATTTGATAGGTCAAAACTTCTCGGCAACAGATCAGATGCTGAGGCTATTTTAGAAGAAATCAGG GATGTTTTGGCAGCATATTTGCAGTGGCAAACAAAAGTGGATTATCTTTTTGACAAAGCCAAACAAGTGGTTCCTGTTCCATTGAGACTGAAGCCATTGAATGATCCAAAACCAGTGATTGCTCTTACTGATTATATTTCTGATACA GTTGATTTCATTGAAGGAGAAACATTAATACTGCTAGACAACAGTGATAAGAAGAAATGGAAg GTTAAAACAGAGAAAGGCCAGGTTGGATTTGTACCTGCTGTAATATTACTTATACCAGCTCCTTGTGCTGAGGCCATTGATGCTGCTATTAG ATTACGCCTTCAACTTCTTTCATTGTGGACAGCTAGTGTCAAACGTCTTGGTTATCAGATGATTGCTTTCATGTTGTTGGTCTTTAGAGATTGGACGGAGGAAGAG gtTAGTTTATTGCAAGCTATGGCTGCAGTTGACAAAGCTGAATTACTCAGAATTCTTCAGTACATTGAAGACACTTTAATAGAAAACTGGAATGGTTATGGAGATTTCCAAGAACTCCAGGAAAGAATTACCAGACTAAAGATGATCTTAGAAGAAGCAAATGAACTAAATG CCAATACTGAGTCAGGTGGCAATAACAATTTGTCAACAAGTGTTGTAGTCCAGATTAAACTGTTAGAAAATTTGTTGAACAAGTACAAA gaCTTCTGGACTTTCTGGGAAACATTCAAGTGCATTGTAGAAATGCTGAAGAATCCCAAATTCTTGTTGGTGTGTGACAAATGGGAGCAGCTGAGATTTGTCACTTCAGCACATTTTGTCAA attTTGGGACACACAACTAGATCTGAACAGCTATGAATTGACCAAAAGCCAAGCCTCGTTGATGTTGCAAGAAACTGCTAAGGAAGAGCTGATCAGTAGTGAAGTGACAATAGAGGAAGAGAAACAGGAGCTAACCACAGATACA GTTTCCACATCATTAGAGGAGGAGCAGCATACATTCATCATCACTGGTGTCCTTGACCCAAGAGACAACAGCACAAAACTCTCTTTACAAGAAGCCATCTCACTAGGTATTGTCAATGAATCAACCAAGAGATATATCAATCCAATAACTGGAAAG tcTATGTCCATGACAGATGCTATGAATGAGGGGCGTGTCATCATGGAGTTTGTTAGTAAGAGGAAAATCAGGGAAGAGAAAAACTCCTATGGCCTTATCACCATTAAAATCACAAAA GAATCAAGACCTTACACTATCACTAGTGTTGTTGACCCTCGCACAGAGGAGAAACTGACTGTGTCTCAAGCTGTCAACAATAACATTCTGGACACAAACAACTCCACTTACAA AACTGAATCAGGGGAGAACATCCCTATTGCAGACGCCATACAATCAGGTCTAGTTCATGTGACCTACCACGAAGGAGATGAACAGCACCACAAACCAGAAGTCATCACCAAAACCTATGCTGTGCATGGTGTGGTGGATCAGAAGCAAAAATCTAAA GTTTCATTTGCTGATGCTATTAAAGCTGGACTGTTGTCACGTGACTCTGGAGAATATATCAACAATGTCACTGGGGAACACATTGGGGTCCATGATGCCATCATGAAAGGTTTCATCAAAGCCAGGGTCGTGACTGACCCCACCAAGCTAGAGATCAATCCAGAGAACCAGATTGTTGTGGAGAAGCTGAGCAGTGCCAAATCTAAACTCTTGCGAGGCATGAAGGCTATCAAAGCATTCAAGCAATTAGGAATTCAGAAATAA